One genomic segment of Phyllopteryx taeniolatus isolate TA_2022b chromosome 12, UOR_Ptae_1.2, whole genome shotgun sequence includes these proteins:
- the mid1ip1a gene encoding mid1-interacting protein 1A: MMRQLPETPAQKNSLFNAMNSFLGAVNNMDQTVMVPSLLRDVPLGDDKPEADEGDADMYSYYQLLKSIRRDMEWGLRVSPADKETPPRLSRANSTASSASSASCASSLCSASSEDEDDDDEEEDDEDLQKQFQYHLAGLQEVLSKLTTQAKSLTKRYKQSIGL; this comes from the coding sequence ATGATGCGACAGCTCCCCGAGACGCCCGCCCAGAAGAACTCCCTGTTCAACGCCATGAACAGCTTCCTCGGGGCCGTGAACAACATGGACCAGACGGTCATGGTGCCCAGCCTGCTGCGGGACGTGCCGCTGGGCGACGACAAGCCGGAGGCGGACGAGGGCGACGCGGACATGTACAGCTACTACCAGCTGCTCAAGTCCATCCGGCGGGACATGGAGTGGGGCTTGAGGGTCTCGCCGGCGGACAAGGAGACGCCGCCCCGGCTCAGCCGCGCCAACTCCACGGCCTCGTCGGCCTCGTCGGCCTCCTGCGCCTCCTCGCTGTGCTCGGCTTCGTCGGAagacgaggacgacgacgacgaggaggaggacgacgaggacCTGCAGAAGCAGTTCCAGTACCACCTGGCCGGGCTCCAAGAGGTCCTGAGCAAGCTCACCACGCAGGCCAAGTCCCTCACCAAGCGCTACAAGCAGTCCATCGGACTCTAA